One Schistocerca nitens isolate TAMUIC-IGC-003100 chromosome 1, iqSchNite1.1, whole genome shotgun sequence DNA segment encodes these proteins:
- the LOC126201458 gene encoding protein YIPF3-like: MLGFSFFLFLLMRPRRMQGSQEPCSVIYLGRDNLEKTHEKSLKEWLKTHLIVPPMELISRILHSLFPTSRLPPPDLLGPGLAFFILAALLHTGHSAKVLQTASSAPSPILAILLYTALIPAAAYVSVCIAGSTLSLMETISLMGYASYGHILAMGIPVLFHQEESEIFFFWCLTVFGGLSSLRIILVLLVSVRIPAARLVVCSLVATLHLLSLVFLHFVYMHTTFVYGGN, from the coding sequence ATGCTtggattttcattttttctcttcttgttgatGCGACCTAGAAGAATGCAGGGCTCACAGGAGCCCTGTTCTGTGATTTATTTGGGCCGAGACAATCTTGAGAAAACCCATGAGAAATCACTGAAAGAATGGCTGAAAACACATTTGATTGTGCCTCCAATGGAACTAATTTCCCGTATATTACACTCACTATTTCCAACTTCACGGCTGCCCCCTCCAGATCTTTTGGGGCCTGGTTTAGCATTTTTTATCTTAGCGGCTCTCCTTCACACAGGGCATTCAGCTAAAGTATtacagacagcatcatctgcaccatCTCCAATTCTTGCTATTCTGCTATACACAGCCCTGATTCCAGCAGCAGCATATGTTTCTGTCTGCATAGCAGGATCAACATTGTCGCTGATGGAAACAATTTCACTTATGGGTTACGCTTCCTATGGCCACATACTTGCAATGGGTATCCCAGTTCTCTTTCACCAAGAAGAAAGTGAAATATTCTTCTTTTGGTGCCTTACTGTATTTGGAGGGCTCAGTTCTTTAAGAATTATACTTGTACTGCTAGTTTCAGTACGTATTCCTGCAGCCCGGTTAGTAGTGTGTAGTCTCGTAGCAACTTTACATTTGCTTTCTCTTGTATTCCTGCATTTTGTTTACATGCATACGACATTTGTGTATGGTGGAAACTGA